One genomic region from Nocardia vinacea encodes:
- a CDS encoding TetR/AcrR family transcriptional regulator → MPERPLLGVGAPLPGNHERADAARNRQLLLDAAQEIVREQGVDSLTMDALAKRAGVGKGTVFRRFGSRSGLLRALLDHAERKFQEEFMFGPPPMGPGAPAVERLVAFGRARLLDIEVAGELHRAAEIGEAGDRFTGPPYGLLRAHVTMLLRQARIDGDVVLVADGLLGLLGAALVMHQMHVLGYDRCQIGDNWEAFVRRVVISARPVE, encoded by the coding sequence ATGCCCGAGCGACCGCTGCTCGGCGTCGGTGCGCCCCTGCCCGGAAATCACGAACGCGCCGATGCCGCGCGCAACCGCCAGCTACTCCTGGACGCGGCGCAGGAGATCGTGCGCGAACAAGGTGTGGACAGCCTGACGATGGACGCGCTCGCCAAGCGGGCTGGCGTCGGCAAGGGCACCGTCTTCCGACGGTTCGGCAGCAGGTCGGGGCTGCTGCGCGCGCTCTTGGACCACGCCGAGCGAAAGTTCCAGGAAGAGTTCATGTTCGGACCGCCGCCGATGGGGCCCGGCGCACCGGCGGTGGAGCGACTGGTCGCCTTCGGCCGGGCCCGGCTACTCGATATCGAGGTCGCGGGCGAACTGCATCGCGCTGCGGAAATCGGTGAGGCGGGCGACCGCTTCACCGGGCCGCCCTACGGACTGCTGCGCGCGCACGTGACGATGCTGCTGCGGCAGGCGCGGATCGACGGCGATGTCGTACTGGTCGCCGATGGTCTGCTCGGCCTGCTCGGCGCCGCATTGGTGATGCATCAGATGCATGTCCTCGGATACGACCGATGTCAGATCGGCGACAACTGGGAGGCGTTCGTTCGGCGGGTTGTCATCTCGGCGCGGCCAGTAGAGTGA
- a CDS encoding DUF1003 domain-containing protein — protein sequence MIKPPKLSLHPAVRKQREMRAASLQLRLADQITRFAGSMQFVYIHAVLFAVWMLWLEQSPWPTLTLVVSLEAIFLSTFVMIGQNRQAQFQQIKADHDFTEQELQLKSDLELTKSIHEMTKELHRRLIEEADQK from the coding sequence ATGATCAAGCCGCCGAAGTTGTCGCTGCATCCTGCGGTCCGGAAACAGCGGGAGATGCGAGCGGCCAGCTTGCAGCTGCGGCTCGCCGATCAGATCACCAGATTCGCCGGGTCGATGCAGTTCGTGTACATCCACGCGGTGTTGTTCGCGGTCTGGATGTTGTGGTTGGAGCAGAGCCCGTGGCCGACCCTCACATTGGTGGTCTCGCTGGAGGCGATCTTCCTGTCGACCTTCGTGATGATCGGCCAGAACCGGCAGGCGCAATTCCAGCAGATCAAGGCCGATCACGACTTCACCGAACAGGAGTTGCAGCTCAAGAGCGATCTCGAGCTGACGAAGTCCATTCACGAGATGACCAAGGAACTGCACCGCAGGCTGATCGAGGAAGCGGACCAGAAGTAG
- the nadE gene encoding ammonia-dependent NAD(+) synthetase, whose product MGNLREQIIAELGVQSNIEPKLEVRRRVDFLKDYLSASPARGFVLGISGGQDSALTGRLCQLAVEELRADGTDAAFVAVRLPYGVQADEADARVALRFIQPDRSVVVNIRPGANAVAAEVASALQTDKLRDFVRGNIKARERMVTQYAIAGQENMLVVGTDHAAEAVTGFFTKFGDGGVDITPLTGLTKRQGAALLQELGAPSSIWSKVPTADLEDDRPALPDEEALGLRYSEIDDYLEGQDVTPEVAQKLETIFLNTRHKRTVPVTPLDTWWR is encoded by the coding sequence ATGGGGAACCTGCGTGAACAGATCATCGCCGAGTTGGGCGTCCAATCGAATATCGAACCGAAGCTCGAAGTGCGGCGCCGGGTCGATTTCCTCAAGGACTATCTGAGCGCAAGTCCCGCACGAGGTTTCGTACTCGGCATCAGCGGTGGTCAGGACAGCGCGCTGACCGGACGACTGTGCCAGCTCGCCGTCGAGGAACTGCGTGCCGATGGCACTGATGCCGCCTTCGTCGCGGTGCGACTGCCCTACGGTGTGCAGGCCGACGAGGCCGATGCCCGGGTCGCGCTGCGGTTCATCCAGCCCGACCGCTCGGTGGTGGTCAATATCCGCCCCGGTGCCAATGCCGTTGCCGCCGAGGTGGCCTCGGCGCTGCAGACCGATAAGCTGCGCGATTTCGTGCGCGGCAATATCAAGGCCCGCGAACGCATGGTGACCCAGTACGCCATCGCCGGTCAGGAAAATATGCTCGTCGTCGGCACCGATCACGCGGCCGAGGCGGTCACCGGCTTCTTCACCAAATTCGGCGACGGCGGCGTCGACATCACGCCGCTGACCGGCCTCACCAAGCGCCAGGGCGCGGCGCTGCTGCAGGAACTCGGCGCACCGTCGAGCATCTGGTCCAAGGTGCCGACCGCTGATCTCGAGGACGATCGCCCGGCCCTGCCCGACGAGGAGGCGCTCGGCCTGCGCTACAGCGAGATCGATGACTATCTGGAGGGCCAGGACGTCACGCCGGAGGTCGCCCAGAAGCTCGAGACGATCTTCCTGAACACTCGCCACAAGCGCACCGTCCCGGTCACGCCGCTCGACACCTGGTGGCGCTGA
- the nrdE gene encoding class 1b ribonucleoside-diphosphate reductase subunit alpha yields MDYHALNAMLNLYGADGKIQFDKDREAAHQYFLQHVNQNTVFFHNLDEKLDYLVDENYYEAEVLEQYSRAFIKTLFKQAYAKKFRFPTFLGAFKYYTSYTLKTFDGKRYLERFEDRVCMVALTLAAGDEVLAGKLVDEIIDGRFQPATPTFLNSGKKQRGEPVSCFLLRIEDNMESIGRSINSALQLSKRGGGVALLLTNIREHGAPIKKIENQSSGVIPIMKLLEDSFSYANQLGARQGAGAVYLHAHHPDIYRFLDTKRENADEKIRIKTLSLGVVIPDITFELAKKNEDMYLFSPYDVERIYGVPFADINVTEKYYEMVDDKRIRKSKIKAREFFQTIAELQFESGYPYIMFEDTVNRANPIAGKITHSNLCSEILQVSTPSLFNDDLSYAKVGKDISCNLGSLNIAKTMDSPDFARTIEVAIRALTAVSDQTHIYSVPSIEQGNNESHAIGLGQMNLHGYLARERVHYGSEEGIDFTNIYFYTVVYHAIRASNLIAKERGAYFGGFPESKYASGEYFDKYTDQVWEPKTERVAQLFADAGVHIPTPDDWRELKASVMEHGIYNQNLQAVPPTGSISYINHSTSSIHPVASKIEIRKEGKIGRVYYPAPYLDNDNLEYYDDAYEIGYEKIIDTYAAATQHVDQGLSLTLFFKDTTTTRDLNRAQIYAWRKGIKTLYYIRLRQMALEGTEVEGCVSCML; encoded by the coding sequence ATGGACTACCACGCCCTCAACGCGATGCTGAACCTATACGGCGCCGACGGCAAGATCCAGTTCGACAAGGACCGTGAGGCCGCGCACCAGTACTTCCTGCAGCACGTCAACCAGAACACCGTCTTCTTCCACAATCTGGACGAGAAGCTGGACTACCTGGTCGACGAGAACTATTACGAGGCAGAGGTTCTCGAGCAGTACAGCCGCGCGTTCATCAAGACGCTGTTCAAACAGGCCTACGCCAAGAAGTTCCGGTTCCCGACCTTCCTCGGCGCATTCAAGTACTACACCTCCTACACGCTCAAGACCTTCGACGGTAAGCGCTACCTGGAGCGGTTCGAGGACCGGGTTTGCATGGTGGCGCTGACGCTGGCGGCCGGTGACGAGGTGCTCGCGGGCAAGCTGGTCGACGAAATCATCGACGGGCGCTTTCAGCCCGCCACCCCGACCTTCCTCAACTCGGGTAAGAAGCAGCGCGGCGAACCGGTGTCTTGCTTCCTGCTGCGCATCGAGGACAACATGGAGTCGATCGGGCGCTCCATCAACTCGGCACTGCAGCTGTCCAAGCGCGGTGGCGGAGTCGCCCTGCTGCTCACCAATATTCGTGAGCACGGTGCGCCGATCAAGAAGATCGAGAACCAGAGCTCGGGTGTCATCCCGATCATGAAGCTGCTCGAGGATTCGTTCTCCTACGCCAACCAGCTCGGTGCGCGGCAGGGTGCGGGCGCGGTGTATCTGCACGCGCACCACCCGGACATCTACCGGTTCCTGGATACCAAGCGGGAGAACGCGGACGAGAAGATCCGCATCAAGACACTGTCCCTGGGTGTGGTGATCCCGGACATCACCTTCGAACTGGCGAAGAAGAACGAGGATATGTACCTCTTCTCGCCGTACGACGTGGAGCGCATCTACGGAGTGCCGTTCGCCGATATCAATGTCACCGAGAAGTACTACGAGATGGTCGACGACAAGCGCATCCGCAAGTCGAAGATCAAGGCGCGCGAGTTCTTCCAGACCATTGCCGAGCTGCAGTTCGAATCCGGCTACCCGTACATCATGTTCGAGGACACGGTGAACCGGGCCAATCCGATCGCGGGCAAGATCACGCACTCGAATCTGTGCTCGGAGATCCTGCAGGTATCGACGCCGTCGCTGTTCAACGACGATCTTTCCTATGCCAAGGTGGGCAAGGACATTTCGTGCAATCTCGGCTCGTTGAACATCGCCAAGACGATGGATTCACCGGACTTCGCCCGCACCATCGAGGTGGCGATCCGGGCGCTGACCGCGGTATCGGATCAGACGCATATCTACTCGGTGCCCTCGATCGAACAGGGCAACAACGAATCTCACGCGATCGGCCTCGGCCAGATGAACCTGCACGGGTATTTGGCCCGTGAGCGGGTGCACTACGGGTCCGAAGAGGGTATCGACTTCACCAATATCTACTTCTATACCGTGGTGTACCACGCGATTCGGGCCTCGAACCTGATCGCGAAGGAGCGCGGCGCATACTTCGGCGGCTTCCCCGAATCCAAGTACGCCTCCGGTGAGTACTTCGACAAGTACACCGATCAGGTGTGGGAGCCGAAGACCGAACGGGTCGCGCAGCTGTTCGCCGATGCGGGCGTGCACATTCCGACCCCGGACGATTGGCGTGAGCTGAAGGCCTCGGTCATGGAGCACGGCATCTACAATCAGAACCTGCAGGCCGTCCCGCCGACCGGCTCGATCTCCTACATCAACCACTCCACCAGCTCGATCCATCCGGTGGCGTCGAAGATCGAAATCCGCAAGGAAGGCAAGATCGGCCGCGTCTACTACCCGGCGCCCTACCTCGACAACGACAACCTCGAGTACTACGACGACGCCTACGAAATCGGCTACGAGAAGATCATCGACACCTACGCCGCCGCCACCCAGCACGTGGACCAGGGCCTGTCGCTGACCCTCTTCTTCAAGGACACCACCACCACCCGCGACCTCAACCGCGCCCAGATCTACGCCTGGCGCAAGGGCATCAAAACCCTCTACTACATCCGCCTGCGCCAAATGGCTTTGGAGGGCACCGAAGTCGAGGGCTGCGTCTCCTGCATGCTGTGA
- the nrdI gene encoding class Ib ribonucleoside-diphosphate reductase assembly flavoprotein NrdI: MSTGTALVYFSSASENTHRFVEKLGLPATRIPLHTADSLRVDEPFVLIVPTYGGGRHVLGGNRSDKDFVPRQVAKFLNDPHNRALLRGVVAAGNTNFGDTYCYAGEVISRKCGVPYLYRFELMGTAEDVERVREGLGLFWQQQQQHRPAKQLA, translated from the coding sequence ATGTCTACAGGGACAGCGCTGGTCTACTTCTCCAGCGCCTCGGAGAATACGCACCGCTTCGTCGAGAAGCTGGGACTCCCGGCGACTCGCATACCACTGCACACCGCTGACTCGCTGCGCGTAGACGAACCATTCGTGCTGATCGTGCCCACCTACGGGGGCGGTCGGCACGTACTGGGGGGAAATAGATCCGATAAGGATTTCGTGCCGCGGCAGGTCGCCAAGTTCCTCAACGATCCGCACAACCGTGCGCTGCTGCGCGGCGTCGTCGCGGCGGGCAACACGAACTTCGGCGATACCTATTGCTATGCGGGCGAGGTGATCTCGCGTAAGTGCGGGGTGCCCTACCTGTATCGCTTCGAACTGATGGGAACCGCTGAGGACGTCGAGCGCGTCCGAGAGGGATTGGGATTGTTTTGGCAACAGCAACAACAGCACCGACCGGCAAAACAGCTCGCTTAG
- a CDS encoding AraC family transcriptional regulator, whose product MGTDQVLLHRFVISQLTDAGLDRDRLIRETGLPEWTMVGEDVHLPSHTFSRLWELGEHGLRDPNVALHVASRYKLNSFGLYDYLFATAPTLGAGLATCGPYVSAVTTNHRFELVAENEHEVTLYLDMINGEGRGRDLTQVWGLAAVLSRARRVVRIPLVPLRVALRQQAPAKFDTFVEVFGTPAIEFGAPVDAMTFRASDMNLPLASSDPVLAAVLQPLADALPPPPPLATAWPDRVATALAEALTDGAVSLDRVARRLATSPRTLQRRLMEAGTTWRMELERARNARLAQASAEGAVLSRTHQAELLGYSDVGSMRRATRRRSMTQLMYRSELPA is encoded by the coding sequence TTGGGAACCGATCAGGTACTGCTGCACAGATTCGTCATCTCGCAGCTCACGGATGCCGGGCTGGATCGCGATCGGCTGATCCGCGAAACCGGCCTACCCGAATGGACCATGGTCGGCGAGGACGTACACCTGCCCAGTCACACCTTCTCGCGACTCTGGGAACTGGGCGAACACGGGCTCCGCGATCCGAATGTCGCGTTGCACGTGGCCAGCCGCTACAAACTCAACAGTTTCGGCCTCTACGACTACCTATTCGCCACCGCGCCGACACTAGGGGCGGGCCTGGCGACCTGCGGTCCCTATGTCTCCGCGGTGACCACCAATCATCGCTTCGAACTGGTCGCCGAGAACGAGCACGAGGTCACGCTCTACCTCGACATGATCAATGGCGAGGGCCGCGGCCGCGACCTCACCCAGGTGTGGGGCCTGGCGGCGGTGCTCAGCAGGGCACGGCGTGTGGTCCGGATCCCGCTAGTCCCGTTGCGGGTGGCATTGCGGCAGCAGGCACCCGCAAAATTCGACACCTTTGTCGAGGTATTCGGCACTCCCGCCATCGAATTCGGCGCACCGGTCGATGCGATGACCTTCCGCGCCAGCGATATGAATCTGCCGCTGGCCAGCAGCGATCCGGTACTGGCTGCCGTGCTGCAGCCGCTCGCCGATGCCCTGCCGCCACCGCCACCTCTGGCGACCGCATGGCCGGATCGAGTAGCGACCGCGCTGGCCGAGGCATTGACCGATGGTGCGGTATCGCTGGATCGGGTGGCCCGCCGACTCGCCACCAGCCCGCGGACGCTACAGCGGCGGTTGATGGAGGCGGGCACCACCTGGCGGATGGAATTGGAGCGGGCGCGCAATGCCCGGCTCGCGCAGGCGAGCGCCGAAGGCGCGGTGCTGAGCCGCACACACCAAGCCGAACTGCTCGGATATTCGGATGTGGGTTCGATGCGGCGGGCAACCCGCCGTCGATCCATGACCCAGCTCATGTACCGATCGGAACTACCGGCCTGA
- the glp gene encoding gephyrin-like molybdotransferase Glp: protein MTSRADTSGGHRPSPPATARSVDAYRDIIEALLRPLAARAVESVAVPSALGRQLADDIHAPVDLPVFRNSAMDGYAVRAESVVVTPVTLPLVGVVAAGAAGQTPLPPGAAMKVMTGAPIPPGADCVVPVEDVHSDNATVTVERGRTAGEFVREPGTDVRTGELLARAGTRLAPRHIAALAAVGLPNVPVFQPIRAAVITTGDELVAAGTPLRPGQIYNSNGIALAAALSANGVSVVSVEHSTDDPAKFRALLSTATKFADIVFTSGGVSKGDFEVVKDVLQPLGGEFGSIAVQPGGPQGLTVVNGVPVLSFPGNPVSTMVSFEVFARPMLRHIAGLPEVEIYEVPLRNAVRSPEGRRQFLRGQLVRDDAAAPGLHRRPTAVEVASGPGSHLIAAMAWADVLIDVPAEVTSLPVGAPVRVWSL, encoded by the coding sequence ATGACCTCGCGTGCCGACACCTCCGGTGGCCACCGGCCCAGCCCGCCTGCCACCGCCCGGTCCGTCGACGCCTATCGGGACATCATCGAGGCGCTGCTGCGCCCGCTGGCCGCCCGCGCGGTCGAATCCGTCGCGGTACCGTCGGCGCTGGGCCGACAGCTGGCCGACGATATCCACGCGCCGGTCGACCTGCCGGTGTTCCGCAACTCGGCGATGGACGGCTACGCGGTGCGTGCCGAATCGGTGGTGGTCACTCCGGTGACGCTGCCGCTGGTCGGTGTGGTCGCTGCGGGGGCGGCCGGACAGACGCCGTTGCCGCCCGGCGCCGCGATGAAGGTGATGACCGGTGCGCCGATTCCGCCCGGCGCCGATTGTGTGGTGCCGGTGGAGGATGTGCACAGCGATAACGCGACGGTGACCGTCGAGCGGGGCCGCACCGCGGGTGAGTTCGTGCGCGAACCGGGCACCGATGTGCGCACCGGCGAGCTGCTGGCTCGCGCGGGCACCAGGCTGGCACCCCGCCACATTGCCGCGCTGGCAGCGGTCGGACTGCCGAATGTGCCGGTATTCCAACCTATTCGGGCGGCAGTCATCACCACCGGTGACGAATTGGTTGCCGCCGGAACACCATTGCGCCCCGGCCAGATCTACAACTCCAACGGCATCGCGCTCGCGGCCGCGCTCAGCGCCAACGGCGTCAGCGTCGTGTCGGTGGAGCACAGCACCGACGATCCGGCGAAGTTCCGCGCATTGCTTTCTACCGCAACGAAATTCGCCGATATCGTCTTCACCTCCGGCGGGGTGTCCAAGGGCGACTTCGAGGTGGTCAAGGATGTATTGCAACCGCTGGGTGGTGAATTCGGCTCCATCGCGGTGCAACCCGGTGGGCCGCAAGGGCTTACCGTCGTCAACGGCGTGCCGGTGCTGAGCTTTCCCGGGAATCCGGTGAGCACCATGGTGTCGTTCGAGGTGTTCGCGCGGCCGATGCTGCGCCATATCGCGGGCCTGCCCGAGGTGGAGATCTACGAAGTACCGCTGCGCAATGCGGTGCGCTCCCCCGAGGGACGACGCCAATTCCTGCGCGGTCAACTGGTACGCGACGACGCCGCGGCGCCCGGATTGCATCGCAGGCCGACGGCCGTCGAGGTCGCCTCCGGACCCGGTTCGCATCTCATCGCGGCCATGGCGTGGGCGGATGTATTGATCGATGTGCCCGCCGAGGTCACCTCGCTGCCGGTCGGCGCACCTGTGCGAGTGTGGTCGCTATGA
- the moaA gene encoding GTP 3',8-cyclase MoaA, which translates to MGIPAVRSRLPSLDGRPDTPYLVDRFGRTARDLRVSITEKCSLRCTYCMPEEGLPAIPQDELLTVEEIVRLVTLAVRELGVREVRFTGGEPLLRRDLERIVAGCHERVPGVPLSMTTNGVGLAHRARGLAAAGLSRVNVSLDTVDRLGFARLTRRDRLESVFAGIRAAKDAGLAPMKVNAVLMGDTLAGAPDLLRWCLDEGCELRFIEEMPLDADHEWARANMVTAAELLDVLGTRFTLTEVGRSDPAAPAEKWLVDGGPATVGIIATVTRKFCDTCDRTRLTADGMLRSCLFSDQEFDVRRALRTGADDEEIATIWRGAMWNKWAGHGIDAEDFVPPERTMGAIGG; encoded by the coding sequence ATGGGGATTCCCGCCGTGCGGTCCAGGCTGCCCTCACTCGATGGACGGCCCGACACGCCGTACCTGGTTGATCGATTCGGGCGCACCGCACGCGATCTGCGCGTATCGATCACCGAGAAGTGTTCGCTGCGATGTACCTACTGCATGCCCGAGGAGGGCCTGCCCGCGATTCCGCAGGACGAACTGCTGACGGTCGAGGAGATTGTGCGACTCGTCACGCTCGCGGTGCGGGAACTGGGGGTGCGTGAGGTCAGGTTCACCGGCGGTGAGCCGCTGCTACGCCGCGATCTCGAGCGGATCGTCGCGGGCTGTCACGAGCGGGTGCCCGGGGTACCGCTGTCCATGACGACCAATGGTGTCGGACTCGCCCATCGGGCCCGCGGTCTCGCGGCCGCCGGGCTGAGCCGGGTGAATGTCTCGCTGGATACCGTGGATCGGCTCGGCTTCGCCCGCTTGACCCGCCGTGATCGGCTCGAATCGGTCTTCGCGGGCATCCGCGCGGCCAAGGACGCCGGACTGGCGCCGATGAAGGTCAATGCCGTACTGATGGGCGACACCCTCGCCGGTGCGCCGGATCTGCTGCGCTGGTGTCTGGACGAGGGCTGTGAACTGCGGTTCATCGAGGAGATGCCGCTGGACGCCGATCACGAATGGGCCCGCGCCAATATGGTGACCGCGGCCGAATTGCTCGACGTGCTCGGTACCCGGTTCACGCTGACCGAGGTCGGCCGGTCGGATCCCGCCGCCCCGGCGGAGAAATGGCTCGTCGACGGCGGTCCGGCGACGGTCGGCATCATCGCGACGGTGACCCGCAAATTCTGCGACACCTGCGATCGGACCAGGCTCACCGCCGACGGCATGCTGCGGTCGTGTCTGTTCAGCGATCAGGAATTCGATGTGCGCCGAGCACTGCGGACGGGCGCAGACGACGAGGAGATCGCGACCATCTGGCGCGGCGCCATGTGGAACAAATGGGCGGGACACGGGATCGATGCCGAGGATTTCGTCCCGCCGGAACGCACGATGGGAGCCATCGGTGGTTGA
- the moaCB gene encoding bifunctional molybdenum cofactor biosynthesis protein MoaC/MoaB, with protein sequence MSELSHVDREGRARMVDVSAKSDTTRIAVAAGELRTTAEVVALVRADDMPKADVLSTARIAGIAGAKKTSELIPLCHQLALSSVKVEFGFTEDTITIEASAKTKGPTGVEMEALTAVAVAGLTLHDMVKAVDPAATLNGVRLLTKEGGKHGHWERPAEQAPVDLPTLADEPEPTEDISPEQISESDQRSAVVLVASTRAACGTRVDTTGPVLAEWLGGLGFSVRGPLIYADAEIDIGLADALRFEPSLVISTGGTGASPTDATPEATLAVLDRELPGVAEAIRQRGTAKFPLAALSRGVAGLAGRSVVVNLPGSHGGVKDGMAVLEPLLDHLLAQVAGGGNHDNK encoded by the coding sequence ATGAGTGAGTTGTCCCATGTCGACCGGGAAGGTCGCGCCCGCATGGTCGATGTGAGCGCGAAGTCCGACACCACTCGGATCGCGGTCGCGGCCGGTGAGCTGCGGACCACCGCCGAAGTGGTCGCGCTGGTGCGGGCCGACGATATGCCGAAGGCCGATGTGCTCTCGACCGCGCGAATCGCCGGTATCGCGGGTGCGAAGAAAACCTCCGAACTCATTCCGCTGTGCCATCAGCTGGCCTTGTCCTCGGTGAAGGTCGAATTCGGCTTCACCGAAGACACCATCACAATCGAGGCGAGCGCGAAAACCAAGGGCCCCACCGGCGTCGAGATGGAAGCGCTGACCGCGGTGGCGGTGGCCGGGCTCACCCTGCACGACATGGTCAAGGCGGTCGACCCGGCCGCGACGCTCAACGGCGTCCGGCTGCTCACCAAAGAGGGTGGCAAACACGGACATTGGGAGCGGCCCGCAGAGCAGGCCCCCGTGGACCTCCCCACACTGGCCGACGAACCCGAGCCCACGGAAGACATTTCGCCGGAACAGATCTCGGAATCCGATCAGCGCTCCGCCGTCGTCCTGGTCGCCTCCACCAGAGCCGCATGCGGCACCCGGGTCGACACCACAGGCCCCGTACTCGCGGAATGGCTTGGCGGACTCGGCTTCTCGGTGCGCGGCCCGCTGATCTACGCCGACGCCGAAATCGACATCGGCTTGGCCGACGCCCTGAGGTTCGAGCCGTCGCTGGTGATCAGCACCGGCGGCACCGGCGCCTCCCCCACCGATGCGACGCCCGAGGCGACGCTGGCCGTCCTGGATCGCGAATTACCCGGTGTCGCAGAGGCGATTCGGCAACGCGGCACCGCGAAATTCCCACTGGCCGCGCTCAGTCGCGGCGTGGCCGGACTGGCGGGCCGATCGGTGGTGGTGAATCTGCCCGGCTCCCACGGCGGCGTCAAAGACGGTATGGCGGTACTCGAGCCGCTGCTGGATCATCTGCTCGCGCAAGTAGCCGGAGGCGGCAACCATGACAACAAGTGA
- a CDS encoding molybdenum cofactor biosynthesis protein MoaE, with translation MTTSEFAAVHLAGISDQPLDPAAVEAAVTGPEHGAVVVFTGKVRNHDGGQAVSALEYSAHPEAERFLRNCCAELADRSGLPVAAIHRIGQLTVGDLAIVVAVAAPHRAEAFTACAELVDRIKHEVPIWKRQLFADGLSEWVNACG, from the coding sequence ATGACAACAAGTGAATTCGCGGCCGTACACCTGGCCGGTATCAGCGATCAGCCACTGGATCCGGCGGCGGTCGAGGCGGCGGTGACCGGACCGGAGCACGGCGCCGTAGTGGTTTTCACCGGCAAGGTACGCAATCACGATGGCGGACAAGCAGTTTCCGCTCTGGAATATTCGGCGCATCCGGAAGCCGAACGGTTCCTGCGAAATTGCTGTGCGGAACTCGCCGATCGGTCCGGACTCCCGGTCGCGGCCATTCACCGAATCGGTCAGTTGACCGTCGGCGATCTCGCGATCGTCGTCGCGGTCGCCGCCCCGCACCGCGCCGAAGCATTCACCGCCTGTGCGGAATTGGTGGATCGGATCAAACACGAGGTGCCGATCTGGAAGCGCCAGCTCTTCGCCGACGGACTGTCGGAATGGGTGAACGCCTGCGGGTAA
- a CDS encoding NAD(P)H-dependent oxidoreductase, with protein sequence MTQTRILTLVGSLRVASINRRLAEAAVRTAPEGVEITIYEGLGDIPFYNEDLDVPGSVPAAAQALRDAVAVSDGLLLMTPEYNGSIPAVLKNAIDWASRPYGAGALKDRPVAVVSGSISPNAAKWAHGDVVKALGVAGARVVENAHLHFAGFGERFAESHPRDDAEALTQLGATVHELVQATGELVSA encoded by the coding sequence ATGACCCAGACTCGGATCCTTACTCTTGTCGGCAGCCTTCGGGTCGCATCGATCAACCGCAGGCTCGCCGAGGCTGCGGTGCGGACCGCGCCGGAGGGTGTCGAGATCACCATCTACGAAGGCCTCGGCGATATCCCGTTCTATAACGAGGATCTCGACGTGCCCGGCTCCGTACCCGCCGCCGCGCAGGCGCTGCGTGACGCGGTCGCCGTATCCGACGGCCTGCTCCTGATGACGCCCGAATACAACGGCAGCATCCCCGCCGTACTGAAGAACGCCATCGACTGGGCCTCGCGTCCGTATGGCGCAGGCGCGCTCAAGGATCGGCCGGTCGCGGTGGTCAGTGGTTCGATCAGCCCGAATGCGGCCAAGTGGGCGCACGGCGATGTGGTCAAGGCGCTCGGCGTCGCGGGCGCCCGGGTTGTCGAGAATGCTCACCTGCACTTCGCCGGATTCGGTGAGCGGTTCGCCGAGTCGCATCCGCGCGACGACGCCGAGGCGCTGACGCAGCTCGGCGCGACTGTGCACGAACTGGTTCAGGCGACTGGCGAACTGGTGTCCGCCTGA
- the nrdH gene encoding glutaredoxin-like protein NrdH — protein sequence MTITVYTKPACVQCNATYKALDKAGVDYEVIDISENDEARDYVMALGYLQAPIVVAGEDHWSGFRPDRIKSLATVAA from the coding sequence ATGACCATCACCGTGTACACCAAGCCCGCTTGCGTCCAGTGCAATGCCACCTACAAGGCGCTCGACAAGGCCGGGGTGGACTACGAAGTCATCGACATCTCCGAGAACGACGAGGCGCGTGACTACGTCATGGCGCTGGGTTACCTGCAGGCTCCGATCGTCGTCGCCGGTGAGGACCACTGGTCCGGCTTCCGGCCCGACCGCATCAAGTCGCTCGCGACTGTGGCGGCCTGA
- a CDS encoding MoaD/ThiS family protein, with protein sequence MVEIRYFAAIADVVGKDRETLDFPDDATVADLRTTLAECYGPDLDKMLAVCAYLVGDELTRDPSAALTPRVDVLPPFAGG encoded by the coding sequence GTGGTTGAGATCCGCTACTTCGCCGCGATTGCCGATGTCGTCGGCAAGGACCGGGAAACCCTGGACTTTCCGGACGACGCCACCGTCGCCGACCTGCGCACCACCCTCGCCGAGTGCTACGGGCCCGACCTCGACAAGATGCTCGCCGTCTGTGCCTACCTCGTCGGCGACGAACTCACCCGCGATCCCTCAGCCGCACTGACCCCGCGCGTCGACGTCCTACCCCCCTTCGCCGGCGGCTGA